The proteins below come from a single Pichia kudriavzevii chromosome 2, complete sequence genomic window:
- a CDS encoding uncharacterized protein (PKUD0B08900; similar to Saccharomyces cerevisiae YKR092C (SRP40); ancestral locus Anc_5.694) gives MSASKDLILAKIYKYLNDQGLQKTAAALAKDSKLDFSKVESGSVPLESFIANEELLSKDKVVMTGDSSSESSESSDSSDSSDSSDSSDSDSSSDSDNEDVVMKDGDKDVDEKAESSSPSSSSSSSSDSDSSSSSSSDSDSSSSSSSDSDSSSDSDSDSDSESSSDSDSDSSSSSESEYEKEEDKKEKPVVEEEKMTNDNDSSSSSGSSSSSSDSDSDSGSSSSDSDSDSSSSDSESDSDSGSGSGSGSGSSSSDSASDSDSDSSSSDSDSDSSSSDSDSDSDSSSSDSDSGSDSDSSASSSDSDSDSSDTENKKRKTESTEEPDAKRSKTDSKESTTSSSRTQTPELIPAGVDELQPGQKKHFSRIDRSKVGFEAEDLMDNTYKGAAGTWGEIANEKLGAVRGKDFTKNKNKMKRGSYRGGSITMGVGSYKFKE, from the coding sequence ATGTCTGCTTCTAAggatttgattttggcAAAGATTTACAAATATTTGAATGATCAAGGTTTGCAAAAAACTGCTGCTGCACTTGCAAAAGATTCAAAGTTAGATTTCTCAAAAGTTGAATCTGGAAGCGTTCCGCTTGAATCCTTTATTGCCAATGAAGAGTTGCTAAGCAAAGACAAAGTCGTGATGACGGGGGACAGTTCTTCAGAGTCTTCAGAATCTTCGGACTCTTCAGATTCGTCAGATTCGTCAGATTCGTCAGATTCGGATTCTTCCTCTGATAGCGATAATGAAGATGTTGTGATGAAAGATGGTGATAAGGATGTTGATGAGAAAGCCGAATCTTCCTCaccttcatcttcatcttcttcttcttcagattcGGactcatcttcttcttcttcttcagattcGGactcatcatcttcttcttcttcagattcGGACTCATCTTCAGATTCAGACTCAGATTCAGATTCAGAGTCTTCTTCGGACTCTGATTCCGATTCTTCGTCATCAAGCGAGTCTGAATAcgagaaagaagaagacaaaaaagaaaaacctGTTGttgaggaggaaaaaatgaCAAACGATAATGactcttcctcttcctctgGCagttcatcatcttcaagtGATTCAGATTCAGATTCAGGTTCATCTTCTAGTGATTCAGATTCAGATTCATCTTCTAGTGATTCAGAATCAGATTCAGATTCAGGTTCAGGTTCAGGTTCAGGTTCAGGTTCATCTTCTAGTGATTCAGCTTCAGATTCAGATTCAGATTCATCTTCTAGTGATTCCGATTCCGATTCATCTTCTAGTGATTCAGACTCAGACTCAGACTCATCCTCTAGCGATTCTGACTCAGGTTCAGATTCAGATTCATCAGCAAGCAGTTCTGACTCTGATTCAGACTCTTCGGAcacagaaaacaaaaaaaggaagaCTGAATCAACTGAAGAACCGGATGCCAAGAGATCCAAAACTGATTCAAAAGAGAGCACTACATCTAGCTCCAGAACCCAGACACCTGAACTGATCCCAGCAGGTGTAGATGAATTGCAGCCTGgtcaaaagaaacattttTCTAGGATAGACAGATCTAAGGTTGGTTTTGAAGCCGAAGATTTGATGGATAACACTTATAAGGGTGCTGCTGGTACTTGGGGTGAGATTGCAAATGAAAAGCTGGGTGCTGTTAGAGGCAAGGATTTCACCaaaaataagaataaaATGAAGAGAGGATCGTACAGAGGTGGTTCGATCACTATGGGTGTTGGTTCCtataaattcaaagaataa
- a CDS encoding uncharacterized protein (PKUD0B08910; similar to Saccharomyces cerevisiae YDR328C (SKP1); ancestral locus Anc_5.371) translates to MAADKTIVIITSDNDRFTVERKVAEKSLVIKNMLKNLLPVEGEDDSDSDEDDSNNIIEVPTQNVRSAVMKNILEWCEHYKDTDFPEEDQEDDSKKSAPIDPWDKSFLNVDQEMLYEIILAANYLNIKPLLNAGCKIVAEMIRGKSPEDIRKTFNIVNDFTPEEEAAIRRENEWAEDR, encoded by the coding sequence atgGCAGCTGATAAAACgattgttattattacaTCTGACAATGACCGTTTCACAGTTGAAAGGAAAGTTGCAGAGAAGTCTTTGGTGATTAAAAAcatgttgaagaatctaCTCCCAGTGGAGGGCGAGGATGACTCCGACTCCGACGAGGATGATTCGAACAACATCATCGAAGTTCCTACACAAAACGTTCGTTCGGCGGTGATGAAGAACATCCTTGAATGGTGTGAACACTACAAAGACACCGATTTCCCCGAGGAAGACCAAGAGGATGACTCTAAGAAATCCGCCCCAATCGATCCCTGGGACAAGTCTTTCCTAAATGTGGACCAGGAGATGCTCTATGAAATCATCCTTGCTGCAAACTACCTCAATATCAAACCTCTTCTTAATGCCGGATGCAAGATTGTTGCCGAGATGATCCGAGGAAAATCCCCAGAAGATATTAGAAAGACATTCAATATAGTCAACGACTTCACTCCTGAGGAGGAGGCTGCCATCagaagagaaaatgaatGGGCAGAAGACCGTTAA
- a CDS encoding uncharacterized protein (PKUD0B08920; similar to Saccharomyces cerevisiae YDR326C (YSP2) and YHR080C (YHR080C); ancestral locus Anc_5.370), whose protein sequence is MGPAFHNPLKPLAESPSETNLQASPRKKSNKLTKFFKRHAKSNSDSGSASTFTASLSDEKGMRKSQSSRFSYKRSMESSNSTSSNKRMIKSQSVPNGLLSNSKNNRELTIQSANIDISKVKLPNVHSIKNVRSEAEELEAARRKLLGNRHIKSLRRKHRPNYNDNSNINGNRDGVDDSDSDMLSDPESSLQHKQSISKLQTSQRTDTRTTAGESSITEGEHDSIRPKTQLALINHGANQLAKAPHLSNTNLRLHSSTPNPSDSSINGDANGDNNPSNDSKEHTGIFSSLLNTLNWKSFTDLTGVHDENHNEAENHNDLISKNSHVSLDAENGRHSEDKRGDSPLDKVSFVPIKQPLIKTLGQGSLTLDAFPKNQTQLLNQDDTTRILVNGQPADTLNYKKASPTRPRLEITREDRERRVRNSMSPSRKQQMRASLSSMLSSDEDEGAVGSIPMSASMKLKKRLKLPLSSKKIMTDSAFSTMTDEYPDVSPRKRISLIEKLDVRMPSEKRQEAFHSAFPGLPSDEILIEDFTCAYRKDILIQGKLYLTDQHVCFYSNILGLVTRIIIPLNSILKIQKKKTVGIPNAIEFSNLHDKFVFASFLSRDPTFDLINKVWKLTINNEGYDTISMDFDDDDEVESIESLSGDSSYVDDTDFGGDHAPTYPVTRKSTSGSGDVTTAAPESNGTGTVVANNDDTDTSISDPENMVKDDGNDEKTANENIFNGLPFEGPKAHPETSNGYTPESSDVKIIDDVINAPLGLVYGLLFGDDVSFVQNLLKVQKNFDISDIPKFSGNKRNYSYVKPLNAPVGPKQTRCLVEEDIEHKDFNKYCLVIQLTDSPDVPSGNNFKVKTKIYLSWAANNATKIFIVTSIVWSGKSWIKGAIEKGTISGQKESLGQLVTELKKKISAGGTATAVGKSKKRDRKKEKEGNAEETLTETSVEPVSQPVVEMPPEPKSYLDIIKEQIDLKFILIFILFTIVLSDKVRKPSKPAGGYELYSNDRMLMSESSLWEWIEERERVTDRTLHRNNDEHRKQFRQSLGGRARDKMSDLELKATIEMLEQQLSSLKEEANHDIL, encoded by the coding sequence ATGGGTCCAGCGTTTCATAACCCACTCAAACCTCTTGCAGAGTCACCCTCGGAAACAAACTTGCAAGCCTCTCCTCGGAAGAAAAGCAACAAGCTAACAAAATTTTTTAAGAGACATGCAAAATCCAACTCTGATTCAGGGTCTGCATCTACCTTTACAGCGTCATTGTCTGACGAGAAGGGAATGAGAAAGTCGCAGTCTAGTAGGTTCTCTTATAAAAGGTCAATGGAGTCGTCAAATTCCACGTCGAGTAATAAAAGAATGATCAAATCACAATCTGTTCCAAATGGACTGTTATCCAATAGTAAAAACAACAGGGAGCTCACCATTCAAAGTGCAAATATAGACATATCTAAGGTGAAACTGCCCAATGTTCATTCCATCAAAAATGTGAGGtcagaagcagaagaattGGAGGCTGCAAGAAGGAAACTTTTGGGGAATCGTCATATAAAATCACTGAGGCGTAAGCATAGACCCAATTATAATGATAATAGTAATATCAATGGTAATCGTGATGGTGTAGATGATTCAGATTCGGACATGCTTTCGGACCCAGAGTCTTCATTGCAACATAAACAAAGCATAAGTAAACTTCAGACTTCACAAAGAACAGATACACGTACTACAGCTGGAGAAAGTTCAATAACTGAGGGGGAACACGATAGTATCCGTCCAAAAACACAATTGGCTCTTATAAACCATGGCGCTAACCAATTGGCAAAGGCTCCGCATCTGTCTAATACAAATTTGCGCCTGCATAGCTCAACTCCAAACCCGtcagattcttcaattaaTGGTGATGCAAACGGTGATAACAATCCTTCAAATGATTCAAAGGAGCATACTGGGATTTTTTCAAGCCTTTTAAATACTTTGAACTGGAAATCTTTTACAGATCTCACTGGTGTACACGATGAGAACCATAACGAGGCGGAAAACCATAACGACCTAATTTCTAAAAATAGTCATGTATCATTAGACGCAGAAAATGGCCGTCACAGTGAAGATAAAAGAGGCGACAGTCCATTGGACAAGGTTAGCTTTGTCCCAATTAAGCAACCCTTGATCAAAACCCTTGGACAGGGTAGTCTCACGCTCGATGCTTTCCCTAAAAATCAAACACAGTTGCTAAATCAGGATGATACTACACGGATTCTGGTGAATGGGCAGCCTGCTGATACACTGAATTACAAAAAGGCTTCTCCAACACGTCCAAGACTGGAGATCACTCGTGAAGACAGAGAGAGGAGAGTCAGAAATTCAATGTCGCCCTCAAGGAAGCAGCAGATGAGAGCTTCTTTGTCTTCAATGTTGTCatcagatgaagatgaaggtGCGGTTGGGTCTATTCCAATGTCAGCCAGtatgaagttgaaaaaacgCTTAAAGCTGCCTCTGTCAAGTAAAAAGATTATGACAGATTCAGCCTTTTCTACAATGACGGATGAATACCCTGATGTATCTCCACGAAAAAGAATTTCgttgattgaaaaattggatgTTAGAATGCCAAGCGAAAAGAGGCAGGAGGCATTTCACAGTGCATTTCCCGGCTTACCCTCTGATGAGATCcttattgaagattttaCTTGTGCATACCGCAAAGACATTTTAATTCAGGGAAAATTGTATTTGACTGACCAGCATGTATGCTTTTACTCAAATATCTTGGGATTGGTTACCCGAATTATTATTCCACTAAACTCcattttgaagattcagaaaaagaaaactgtCGGTATACCAAATGCCATCGAATTCAGCAATTTGCATGATAAATTTGTTTTCGCCTCTTTCTTATCGAGAGATCCTACTTTTGACTTAATTAACAAAGTTTGGAAACTAACTATTAATAACGAAGGTTATGATACCATCAGTATGGactttgatgatgacgatgaagtTGAATCTATCGAATCATTATCTGGTGATTCTTCATACGTTGATGATACAGATTTTGGGGGTGACCATGCCCCAACTTATCCTGTTACAAGGAAATCAACATCAGGAAGCGGTGATGTCACAACAGCAGCACCTGAATCAAACGGTACGGGAACTGTTGTTGCAAATAACGATGATACAGATACCAGTATATCTGACCCGGAAAATATGGTAAAAGATGACggaaatgatgaaaaaaccGCCAATGAGAACATATTCAATGGATTACCCTTTGAAGGACCTAAAGCACATCCGGAAACTTCTAATGGCTATACTCCAGAATCATCGGATGTTAAGATCATAGATGATGTCATCAACGCACCATTAGGGTTAGTCTATGGCCTATtatttggtgatgatgTTTCCTTTGTACAAAATTTGCTCaaagttcaaaagaatTTTGATATCAGTGATATACCTAAGTTTTCAGGGAATAAAAGAAACTACAGCTATGTTAAGCCGCTAAATGCTCCTGTTGGGCCAAAGCAAACCCGATGTCTCGtggaagaagatattgaacaTAAAGATTTTAACAAGTACTGTTTGGTCATTCAACTAACGGATTCTCCTGATGTTCCGTCTGGTAATAACTTTAAAgtcaaaaccaaaatatACCTAAGCTGGGCTGCAAATAATGCtacaaaaatatttattgTAACAAGTATTGTCTGGTCTGGTAAATCTTGGATTAAGGGTGCAATTGAGAAAGGTACCATCAGTGGCCAAAAGGAATCTTTGGGTCAACTGGTGACtgaattaaagaaaaaaatttcagcTGGTGGAACTGCTACCGCTGTTGGTAAATCTAAAAAAAGAGACagaaagaaggagaaagaaggGAATGCCGAAGAAACCTTAACTGAGACTTCAGTTGAGCCGGTTTCTCAGcctgttgttgaaatgCCACCTGAACCAAAATCATACCTGGACATTATCAAGGAACAGATCGATCTAAAGtttattcttatttttatcttgtTTACAATCGTCCTGAGTGACAAGGTCAGAAAGCCATCCAAACCGGCAGGTGGGTATGAGCTCTACTCCAATGATAGGATGTTGATGAGTGAATCCAGTTTATGGGAATGGATCGAAGAGCGTGAACGTGTCACGGATCGTACATTGCATAGAAACAACGATGAACACCGTAAACAGTTCCGACAGTCTCTTGGAGGCAGAGCCAGGGACAAAATGTCAGATTTAGAGTTGAAGGCAACCATAGAAATGTTAGAGCAACAGTTGAGCTCATTGAAAGAGGAAGCTAATCATGATATTCTATAA
- a CDS encoding uncharacterized protein (PKUD0B08930; similar to Saccharomyces cerevisiae YHR079C-A (SAE3); ancestral locus Anc_5.369), producing the protein MPDNVIPREMLATSSSVDPNLRLEKNIRRLEVQLQNLKEEHAKLAQELSEKTGQQIIPDYEKEMKRHIRQLKKYNELKDLSMGLIQMIADSRQLTLREIMKEMEIEEDK; encoded by the coding sequence ATGCCTGATAATGTTATACCTCGAGAAATGCTGGCCACATCGTCCAGCGTAGATCCTAACCTCAGGTTGGAGAAAAATATTCGTCGCCTTGAAGTGCAGCTCCAGAATTTAAAGGAGGAGCATGCAAAACTGGCACAGGAGCTTTCTGAGAAGACAGGCCAGCAGATAATCCCGGACTATGAGAAGGAAATGAAAAGACACATTCGtcagttgaaaaaatataacGAGTTGAAGGATTTAAGTATGGGCTTGATCCAAATGATTGCAGATTCAAGACAGTTGACTTTACGTGAAATTatgaaagaaatggaaatcgAAGAGGACAAATAG
- a CDS encoding uncharacterized protein (PKUD0B08940; similar to Saccharomyces cerevisiae YDR412W (RRP17); ancestral locus Anc_5.514), translating into MGRANREILTGGKRYKEKKLKNRVAEVVFDKENRKNYLTGFHKRKLERKKKAQEYLEEQAKKDRLEERARIREERKAVVQQKLAEIEAAKELNPFLNSESEGCDSEEDSDNVDEEENDADGNGKKEDGVKFQGEWGGFEKDDQNNDTEETEKKSKKSDHAKGILKKQIYEIDNQDAPVTGTSEVTIESLENPNSITVDITKKMNVDLSKADEVLNSSIAKAKKYAKLMGLSETPVETEKIKKPKKKKFRYLSTTERKVNNLKIKQKQQKRRNKDRE; encoded by the coding sequence ATGGGAAGAGCTAATAGAGAAATACTAACAGGGGGGAAACGatacaaagaaaagaagcTCAAGAATAGAGTTGCAGAAGTTGTTTTCGATAAAGAAAATCGTAAAAATTACCTAACGGGGTTTCATAAACGTAAGttggagagaaagaagaaagcaCAAGAATATCTTGAAGAACAAGCAAAGAAGGACAGACTAGAAGAAAGAGCTAGGATTAGGGAAGAGAGAAAGGCGGTAGTTCAGCAAAAATTGGCAGAAATAGAGGCTGCAAAAGAACTAAATCCATTTTTAAATTCCGAGAGTGAAGGCTGTGACAGTGAAGAAGACAGTGACAATGTCGATGAAGAGGAGAACGATGCTGATGGAAACGGTAAAAAGGAGGATGGCGTTAAGTTTCAAGGGGAATGGGGTGGATTTGAAAAGGACGATCAAAATAACGATACtgaagaaactgaaaaaaaaagtaaaaaatcTGATCATGCAAAGGGAATACTAAAGAAACAGATCTACGAAATCGATAACCAAGATGCTCCAGTTACAGGCACATCTGAAGTTACCATTGAAAGCTTAGAAAACCCAAACTCCATCACTGTTGAtattaccaaaaaaatgaatgTAGATCTTTCCAAGGCCGATGAGGTGTTGAATAGTTCCATTGCGAAAGCTAAAAAATATGCAAAATTGATGGGTCTTAGTGAAACACCTGtagaaactgaaaagattaaaaagccgaaaaagaaaaagttcaGATACTTGTCAACGACAGAGAGAAAGGTTAATAATCTGAAAATCaagcaaaaacaacagaaaagaagaaacaaagataGAGAATAG
- a CDS encoding uncharacterized protein (PKUD0B08950; similar to Saccharomyces cerevisiae YDR414C (ERD1); ancestral locus Anc_5.515), with product MDSEKAIQLNTFDICLPLPYRVVFLINAGVALWHVNLFTCRKLNIDVLMVLKIAPQETTLVKMMNRSWKRLTTITLVNFFSYLLYFTLTFNGHTLLLVDWFPLINIITVFVILLNQTPSAESNRLSQTIRRIIKGNIDVNLRNNDILLTDTFTSYNKVLVDFLIYMSALFLGLQTLPYGSDLYKQLSKSHLQIYNLDTILASFPSVLRLKQCLQEYKESKRMNKSHLYNAIKYSTAFLPTISMILYKSGIMHTQSLWYLSSFINSAYSFYWDVTNDWNFGFFLKFLTNQPHLEMFRSKMVYSKTVYIVAIIADFQLRFLWIYKLIYVSGQYNGGYKDFFVLLFTSEIGNFILEILEIFRRWVWVFLKIETEYVKMLSSKEITEMQNLD from the coding sequence ATGGACTCGGAGAAGGCTATCCAATTGAACACATTTGACATTTGCCTTCCCCTTCCTTACCGTGTTGTCTTTCTGATCAATGCGGGTGTGGCTTTATGGCATGTCAACTTGTTTACATGCCGAAAATTAAACATTGATGTATTGATGGTATTGAAAATTGCACCACAAGAAACCACCCTTGTCAAAATGATGAACAGGAGTTGGAAACGATTGACTACAATCACCCTagtcaattttttttcatacCTTCTGTATTTCACTTTAACATTTAACGGTCATACTTTGCTTTTGGTGGATTGGTTTCCCTTGATTAACATTATTACGGTTTTTGTGATTCTATTAAACCAAACACCATCTGCAGAATCAAATAGGTTATCTCAAACTATAAGGCGCATAATAAAGGGTAATATTGATGTGAATTTAAGAAATAACGACATCCTTCTCACAGATACATTCACCTCCTACAACAAAGTTTTAGTAGATTTTCTTATTTATATGTCAGCTTTATTTCTAGGGCTTCAAACTTTACCTTATGGATCTGACTTATACAAACAACTTTCTAAGTCTCACTTACAGATTTATAATTTGGATACAATCTTGGCCAGTTTTCCGTCGGTATTAAGACTGAAACAGTGTCTACAGGAATACAAGGAAAGTAAACGAATGAATAAATCACATTTGTACAATGCTATCAAATACTCAACTGCATTTCTACCTACTATATCTATGATCTTATACAAATCAGGTATCATGCATACACAGTCATTATGGTATCTGTCATCATTCATCAATTCAGCATATTCGTTTTACTGGGATGTAACCAACGACTGGAACTTCggtttttttcttaagTTTTTAACCAATCAGCCACATCTTGAAATGTTTAGAAGTAAGATGGTTTATAGCAAAACAGTATACATAGTTGCAATCATTGCAGATTTCCAGTTGAGGTTTTTGTGGATTTATAAGTTAATTTATGTTTCTGGTCAGTATAATGGGGGATATaaagatttttttgttcttttatTCACATCAGAGATTGGTAATTTCATCCTGGagattttggaaatttttaGAAGGTGGGTTTGggttttcttgaaaatcgAAACAGAATATGTCAAAATGCTTTCATCTAAAGAAATAACTGAAATGCAGAATCTTGACTAA
- a CDS encoding uncharacterized protein (PKUD0B08960; similar to Saccharomyces cerevisiae YDR419W (RAD30); ancestral locus Anc_5.523) — MPLLKQRNESKFTYKNLLDLNDPTKSYKSPLSVIGHVDLNAFFAQCEQLRLGLSDDDPVVCVQWTTIIAVSYAAREYGISRSDKLEQAKLKCPNIIAAHTAVFKKGEPFWRYLDHHPSPIDHKVSLDPYRREGKKVLRVFQEECDLVEKASVDESFMDFGRLVFQKIIKYYPDIFRSMQSSSERLPPLKELPTGLEYKGYIISKKIEEENGHGEVDEEHQYVVEDWDDLVMLLGSSICYELRKKVEDRLGYKTSGGVGRVKTIAKLASGFKKPNQQTIVRNDAIPQFLKFFKLSDFWSFGGKTGKYVLDRLDTESIDYIRNVYDSPAKLSKILESNKDLASRVYKIVRGELADKVENKEVIKSMMSNKNFVGNNVRNTNDLLSWVRVFVGELILRNKDLDEEVGATLRPTKMTISALNSRGVRHSKQLTMNQLPKDFEELTKVYEKLSKELVSMLEETWSLLSPGIKMYPLSNCFFGVSLFKDINSVNTLDDLMVTVKKRKLDPGVANKSSSHCDHRIEQCQTTSATIDTLIARRRDDSPFNLENKGLPSGRISNTLSKQMKEEKSIIDLFSKLKDDKSCNNTSNVEPGVGSSMDYQDTQNSNQRDCSECGEVIEASDWQEHTDYHVALELSLKLNKDQEESYGEKLLKKRGTRTQVGKKSFKKFDKSQMKLPF, encoded by the coding sequence ATGCCCCTGTTAAAGCAAAGGAACGAATCTAAGTTTACGTATAAGAATTTGCTTGACCTGAATGATCCAACCAAAAGTTATAAAAGCCCACTCTCGGTTATTGGACATGTTGATCTTAACGCGTTTTTTGCCCAGTGTGAACAGTTAAGGTTAGGGCTTTCAGATGACGATCCTGTAGTTTGTGTGCAATGGACCACCATTATTGCGGTTTCTTATGCAGCAAGGGAGTATGGAATCTCACGATCAGACAAATTGGAGCAAGCAAAGCTAAAGTGTCCGAATATTATTGCCGCACACACTGCTGTTTTTAAAAAGGGAGAGCCATTTTGGAGATACCTGGATCACCATCCCTCTCCTATAGATCATAAGGTCTCTCTTGACCCATATCGTAGAGAAGGCAAAAAAGTTTTGCGGGTTTTCCAAGAAGAATGCGATTTGGTTGAAAAGGCCAGTGTTGATGAAAGTTTTATGGATTTTGGTAGGCTAGTTTTCCAAAAGATAATCAAATATTATCCCGATATTTTTAGATCCATGCAAAGCAGTTCTGAGAGGCTACCCCCTCTAAAAGAGTTACCCACTGGTTTGGAATACAAAGGCTATATTATTAGtaaaaagattgaagaggaaaatggACACGGTGAGGTGGATGAAGAACATCAGTACGTGGTTGAAGATTGGGATGATCTCGTGATGTTGCTTGGCTCAAGCATATGTTATgaattgaggaaaaaagtCGAAGACCGTCTTGGCTATAAAACTTCTGGTGGTGTTGGGAGGGTTAAGACAATAGCCAAACTTGCAAGTGGATTCAAAAAGCCTAATCAGCAAACGATTGTTAGAAATGATGCTATTCCTCAATTCTtaaaattcttcaaattatcTGATTTCTGGTCCTTTGGTGGGAAAACGGGTAAGTATGTCCTTGACAGGCTTGATACGGAGTCTATTGATTATATCAGAAATGTGTATGACTCACCAGCTAAATTATCCAAAATATTAGAAAGTAACAAGGATTTAGCTTCTCGAGTTTACAAAATTGTTAGGGGTGAGCTGGCGGACAAGgtggaaaataaagaagtcATCAAGTCTATGATGTCTAACAAAAACTTTGTGGGAAATAATGTCAGGAATACTAATGATCTATTATCGTGGGTACGAGTTTTTGTGGGAGAACTTATTCTCAGAAATAAAGATTTAGATGAAGAAGTGGGGGCAACACTTCGACCTACGAAAATGACGATATCAGCTTTAAACAGTAGGGGTGTACGACATTCAAAACAATTAACAATGAATCAACTTCCTAAAGATTTTGAGGAGCTGACAAAGGTTTACGAGAAGTTATCAAAAGAGTTAGTAAGTATGCTGGAAGAGACTTGGAGCTTGTTATCTCCTGGTATAAAAATGTACCCTTTGAgcaattgtttttttggTGTGTCtttattcaaagatataAACTCGGTAAATACATTAGACGATTTAATGGTCACtgtaaagaaaagaaaacttgaTCCAGGAGTTGCTAACAAAAGCAGTAGCCACTGTGATCACAGAATAGAGCAATGCCAAACCACAAGCGCTACAATTGATACTCTGATTGCAAGAAGGAGGGATGACTCCCCATTCAATCTTGAGAATAAGGGGCTACCTTCAGGGAGAATAAGCAATACTTTATCGAAACAAAtgaaggaggaaaagagTATTATTGATCTTTTCTCAAAACTGAAAGATGATAAATCGTGCAACAACACCTCTAATGTTGAGCCTGGGGTGGGGTCATCGATGGATTATCAGGATACACAAAATAGTAATCAAAGAGATTGTTCAGAGTGTGGGGAAGTAATAGAAGCCTCCGATTGGCAAGAACACACAGACTATCATGTTGCCCTTGAGCTTAGTCTGAAGCTTAATAAAGATCAAGAAGAGAGTTATGGTGAGAAGCTGTTAAAGAAAAGGGGTACCCGAACCCAAGTTGGAAAGAAGTCGTTTAAgaaatttgataaatcacAAATGAAATTACCATTCTGA